From Desulfatiglans anilini DSM 4660, one genomic window encodes:
- a CDS encoding zinc ribbon domain-containing protein: MEETIRLLIGLQDCDLRIRKIHQKRAEGPEIIKQLAEKASQAEAQLQETRQGLENAKKERRARENNLDDLRSKIQKSNLKLSNIKSNKEYTAVLKEIEDLKREKAIQEDGLIEIMEELERLEKECAAGEHRLDDAKKRYESDQAQILNELSELENDLSKLLQERKTFEGSIDATLLKHYTSLMNHRGGPAVSPVIKGVCQTCRLHIPPQKFNELIRGEAVMSCPNCHRIIYWGEDERFQGLMMDIS; this comes from the coding sequence TTGGAAGAAACAATTAGACTTTTGATCGGTTTGCAGGATTGTGATTTACGGATCAGAAAGATCCATCAAAAGCGGGCCGAGGGACCCGAGATCATCAAGCAGCTGGCTGAAAAGGCCTCTCAAGCAGAGGCTCAGCTCCAGGAAACCCGTCAGGGACTCGAAAATGCCAAGAAAGAGAGGCGGGCCAGGGAGAATAATCTCGATGACCTTCGGAGCAAGATCCAGAAGAGCAACCTGAAACTCTCGAACATCAAATCCAACAAGGAATACACTGCAGTTTTGAAAGAGATCGAAGACCTCAAGCGGGAAAAGGCCATCCAGGAGGATGGCCTTATTGAGATCATGGAGGAGCTCGAGCGCCTCGAAAAAGAATGCGCTGCAGGAGAACACCGGCTCGATGACGCCAAAAAGCGGTATGAAAGTGATCAGGCGCAAATCCTGAACGAGCTCTCGGAACTCGAAAACGACCTTTCAAAACTCCTGCAGGAGCGAAAAACCTTCGAGGGCTCGATTGACGCGACGCTTCTGAAACATTACACTTCTCTTATGAACCATCGAGGTGGGCCCGCCGTGAGCCCCGTCATCAAAGGTGTCTGCCAGACGTGCCGCCTCCACATACCGCCTCAGAAATTCAACGAACTGATCCGGGGTGAAGCTGTCATGAGCTGTCCGAATTGCCATCGTATCATCTACTGGGGCGAGGACGAACGGTTTCAGGGTTTGATGATGGATATATCTTGA
- a CDS encoding DUF167 domain-containing protein has translation MKRSEAAPSTILRIKVIPRSSRNQLAGVEDGLVKIKLTAPPVDGKANKALCSFLAELFGKPQNAVTILNGEKGRLKTIRIAGMNSEKADRMIRESIEATS, from the coding sequence ATGAAAAGATCTGAAGCCGCCCCGTCGACCATACTTCGGATCAAGGTCATTCCGCGATCCTCCCGCAATCAGTTGGCCGGCGTCGAGGACGGCTTGGTGAAGATCAAACTGACCGCACCACCCGTTGACGGCAAGGCGAACAAGGCCCTCTGCAGCTTCCTGGCCGAGCTGTTCGGAAAGCCCCAAAATGCGGTTACTATCTTAAACGGCGAAAAGGGGCGTTTGAAGACCATCCGGATAGCGGGAATGAACTCCGAAAAAGCCGACCGAATGATCAGAGAGAGCATAGAAGCAACTTCTTGA
- a CDS encoding Nif3-like dinuclear metal center hexameric protein: MTPTLEDILELVESVAPAHLSEPWDNPGLQVGDRSKRVQKILLALDPTLRAIQAAVRLQAQLLFTHHPLIFKPVSQLDPAAYPGNVVFLAIRSDIAVACAHTNLDSAAGGINDCLASILGLTHVTVLQEVPGNPGAGLGRLGSLEKPITLGVMAETIKERLQTPSLRVIGPMEKRIERVAVVGGSGSDLAELAYRKGADLLVTGDVSHHKALDAAALGLAMIDAGHYATERAALHAFKDSLEAVFERKRWNTVIIWDSEEENPSRPV; this comes from the coding sequence ATGACCCCTACGCTGGAAGACATACTGGAGTTAGTCGAATCAGTGGCGCCGGCCCACCTGTCGGAACCCTGGGATAACCCGGGTCTGCAGGTGGGCGACCGGTCGAAACGGGTCCAGAAAATCCTGCTTGCGCTGGACCCGACCCTCAGAGCCATCCAAGCCGCCGTCCGACTTCAAGCCCAACTCCTCTTCACCCACCACCCCCTGATCTTCAAACCCGTCTCACAGCTCGACCCTGCAGCTTACCCCGGAAACGTTGTTTTTCTGGCTATCCGCTCCGATATAGCCGTAGCGTGCGCCCATACGAACCTCGACAGCGCTGCAGGGGGCATCAATGATTGCCTTGCCTCCATTTTGGGTTTGACACATGTCACGGTCCTCCAAGAGGTCCCCGGGAACCCGGGTGCCGGGCTGGGGCGACTGGGGTCTCTGGAGAAACCGATCACGCTGGGGGTGATGGCCGAGACCATCAAAGAGCGTTTGCAGACCCCGAGCTTGAGGGTCATTGGTCCCATGGAAAAGCGGATCGAGCGTGTCGCCGTTGTCGGGGGCTCCGGCAGCGACTTGGCAGAACTGGCCTACCGCAAAGGCGCCGATCTCCTGGTAACCGGTGATGTGAGTCACCACAAGGCGCTCGACGCAGCCGCCCTTGGCCTGGCCATGATCGATGCAGGCCATTACGCCACAGAGCGGGCAGCCTTACACGCCTTCAAGGATTCGCTCGAGGCTGTTTTTGAAAGAAAACGTTGGAATACTGTAATCATCTGGGATTCGGAGGAGGAAAACCCCAGCCGGCCTGTCTGA
- a CDS encoding NAD-binding protein yields MAESCLKRPATEGRTVLVVGAGRFGARAVRLLGSHPIDEARILVLDNDEARLSSIEDPAIETFHADGVDFLVEHFAQLHPHDLIVPAVPVHVAAEWLKKTLSGSFRITPQAIPDGLETELPNTWRISEDILLTSYADFLCPEDCGEPEYCTVSGEKRDVPMRELLKRLRVEGFSVHVVASAQLAPGLGGYEAEALKTLKETVLSDGHNRKWLVATACNCHGVLTAFEIALPPLSGTTGVPIRQ; encoded by the coding sequence ATGGCTGAGAGCTGTTTGAAAAGGCCGGCAACCGAGGGCCGCACCGTCCTCGTCGTCGGGGCCGGACGTTTTGGAGCGCGAGCGGTGAGGCTATTGGGGTCTCATCCGATCGACGAAGCCCGCATCCTCGTGCTGGATAATGATGAGGCACGGCTTTCGTCGATCGAGGATCCCGCCATAGAGACCTTTCATGCCGACGGGGTTGATTTCCTCGTCGAGCACTTTGCGCAGCTCCACCCGCATGACCTCATTGTTCCGGCTGTTCCTGTTCATGTGGCGGCCGAGTGGCTCAAGAAGACCCTGTCCGGATCTTTTCGAATCACACCCCAGGCTATCCCTGACGGTTTGGAAACAGAGCTGCCGAACACCTGGCGCATCAGCGAAGACATCCTGTTGACCAGCTACGCGGATTTTCTGTGCCCGGAGGATTGTGGCGAACCGGAATACTGCACGGTTTCAGGCGAGAAACGCGATGTCCCGATGCGGGAACTGCTCAAGCGTTTGAGGGTGGAAGGGTTTTCCGTCCATGTGGTTGCAAGCGCACAGCTCGCACCGGGGCTGGGCGGGTACGAAGCCGAGGCCTTGAAAACCTTGAAAGAAACCGTCCTATCAGACGGGCATAACCGAAAGTGGCTGGTCGCAACGGCATGCAATTGTCATGGCGTCCTGACTGCTTTCGAAATCGCTCTGCCTCCGCTGTCCGGCACGACCGGGGTTCCAATCCGGCAATAA
- a CDS encoding YggT family protein — MFVFANFLGAIASILDIVLSLYMWIIIIRAIISWVNPDPYNPIVRVLVSVTEPVLYQIRRRLPFAMGGIDFSPIIVILAIIFIKRFLVQSLAQMAMQMG; from the coding sequence ATGTTCGTGTTTGCAAATTTTCTTGGCGCCATCGCCAGCATCCTGGATATCGTCCTCTCCCTTTACATGTGGATTATCATTATCCGGGCCATCATCTCGTGGGTCAACCCCGACCCCTATAATCCCATCGTGCGTGTTCTGGTCTCCGTTACAGAACCGGTCCTCTATCAAATACGCCGCCGGCTGCCTTTCGCAATGGGCGGCATCGATTTTTCACCGATCATCGTCATTCTGGCCATCATCTTTATCAAGCGGTTCCTGGTGCAAAGCCTTGCCCAGATGGCCATGCAAATGGGCTGA
- the rpoD gene encoding RNA polymerase sigma factor RpoD, which produces MGKNNDINGLKRLIDIGKDKGYITYEELNGDLSDELMSSEDSIDDLIMMFEDLDIMVVDEASKERIEKSRGEPKDSLITEERENFRVDIADSASRASDPVKMYLKEMGCISLLTREGEVQIAKRIEAGEKEALSVLVECSLGVEHIIELGRELEEGQIKLRDIINDLEDDENYTQVGERKGSLINLINDIDQIHNDIQGRRLELSKGRLSDEEKKKLQSEIKSGQIKIKELVNSFKLEKAQLDGMYKKLKTLANEIEECERQITDCMLAAGGKPISYLKKCIAKLPKVCTDDELIMPIGMKRAELEELRCKLEHAQEAILQAKQRTNLTPRQLKDKLRRVESSLDKAKRAKSELIEANLRLVVSIAKKYTNRGLQFLDLIQEGNIGLMKAVDKFEYQRGYKFSTYATWWIRQAITRAIADQARTIRIPVHMIETINKLIRTSRYLVQEHGREPTPEEIAEKMEFPLEKVRKVLKIAKEPISLETPIGEEEDSHLGDFIEDKRILSPGDAVVNFSLSEQTRKVLRTLTPREEKVLRMRFGIGEKADHTLEEVGRDFNVTRERIRQIEAKALRKLRHPSRSKKLKSFIEN; this is translated from the coding sequence ATGGGTAAGAACAACGATATCAACGGATTGAAACGCTTGATCGATATTGGCAAGGACAAAGGATACATCACCTACGAGGAGTTGAACGGCGATTTGTCGGACGAACTGATGTCTTCGGAAGACAGCATCGACGATCTGATCATGATGTTCGAAGACCTCGACATCATGGTGGTGGACGAGGCCTCCAAGGAGCGGATCGAGAAATCCAGGGGCGAGCCCAAAGACAGTCTGATTACGGAAGAGCGGGAAAACTTCCGCGTCGACATCGCCGATTCCGCCTCTCGTGCATCGGATCCCGTCAAGATGTACCTGAAAGAAATGGGCTGCATCTCGCTTCTTACGCGTGAAGGTGAGGTTCAGATCGCAAAAAGGATCGAAGCTGGAGAAAAGGAGGCCTTGAGCGTACTCGTCGAGTGTTCGCTGGGCGTCGAGCACATCATCGAGCTCGGTAGAGAACTCGAGGAAGGGCAGATCAAGCTCCGAGATATCATCAACGACCTCGAGGATGATGAGAACTACACGCAGGTCGGCGAACGGAAAGGGTCGTTGATCAACTTGATCAACGACATCGATCAAATCCACAATGACATCCAGGGCAGGAGGCTGGAACTGTCCAAAGGGCGATTGTCCGACGAGGAGAAGAAAAAGCTGCAGTCCGAGATCAAAAGCGGGCAAATCAAGATCAAAGAACTGGTTAATTCCTTCAAATTGGAGAAGGCCCAACTCGATGGAATGTACAAGAAATTGAAGACTTTGGCGAATGAAATCGAGGAATGCGAAAGGCAGATCACCGATTGCATGCTCGCTGCAGGAGGGAAACCCATCTCCTATTTGAAGAAGTGCATTGCTAAACTGCCGAAGGTCTGCACCGACGACGAACTTATCATGCCCATCGGGATGAAACGGGCGGAGCTCGAAGAACTGAGATGCAAGCTCGAGCATGCGCAGGAGGCCATCCTTCAGGCCAAGCAGCGGACAAACCTCACGCCCCGACAGCTGAAGGACAAGCTGAGGCGCGTCGAAAGCAGTCTGGACAAAGCCAAGCGCGCCAAATCCGAACTGATCGAGGCCAATCTGCGGCTTGTGGTCAGCATCGCCAAGAAATACACCAACCGTGGGCTGCAATTCCTTGATTTGATTCAGGAGGGCAACATTGGCCTGATGAAGGCCGTCGACAAGTTCGAATACCAGCGGGGGTATAAATTCAGCACTTATGCCACCTGGTGGATCCGGCAGGCCATCACCAGGGCGATCGCAGACCAGGCCCGGACCATTCGCATTCCTGTGCATATGATCGAGACTATCAACAAGCTGATTCGAACTTCCCGCTATCTGGTTCAAGAGCACGGCCGTGAACCCACCCCTGAAGAAATTGCGGAAAAAATGGAATTTCCCCTGGAAAAGGTGCGCAAGGTCCTGAAAATCGCGAAAGAGCCTATCTCGCTGGAAACCCCCATCGGAGAAGAGGAAGACAGTCATCTCGGGGATTTCATCGAAGACAAACGGATTCTTTCCCCTGGAGATGCCGTCGTCAATTTCAGCCTTTCCGAACAGACCAGGAAGGTCCTCAGGACCCTGACCCCCAGGGAGGAAAAGGTTTTGCGGATGCGTTTCGGAATCGGTGAAAAGGCGGATCACACTTTGGAGGAAGTGGGCCGCGACTTCAACGTGACACGGGAGCGGATCCGGCAAATCGAGGCCAAGGCCCTGCGAAAACTCAGACATCCGAGCCGCAGCAAGAAGCTCAAGAGCTTTATCGAGAATTGA